The Oncorhynchus kisutch isolate 150728-3 unplaced genomic scaffold, Okis_V2 scaffold1544, whole genome shotgun sequence genome includes a window with the following:
- the LOC116366571 gene encoding major histocompatibility complex class I-related gene protein-like codes for MGKLSVFLFVLSFCTIVKSGSGSHSLWALATYISGETPFPEFTVVVMLDDVQVTYYDSNMKHFIYRGHNTSDKIHDDEAQDGAYVFRIMYFHMKERYFHLKHHLNLTEGVQVQQRMAGCEMFDNGEPALIMTKNTFNAVFVDHAIYYNMTHFTYDAGQLLQGWDGMRQLQEKILYENVLLTLCIRTLKTILKREKNVVMRKVPPRLRLIKKEVSGGFQVSCLAFGFYPRHINMTLLRDGQPVAEQELTGGEVLPSGDGTYQLRKSLEVSTEELKKRHNYTCTASHLSLDNKLDVSWESGAERVHLSTLSVLLVMLLVVILLGIFICVKGRWSNTASQSKLVNVDATVSEEIILSSDSET; via the exons ATGGGCAAACTGTCTGTCTTTTTGTTTGTTCTTTCCTTTTGCACCATAGTCAAGTCAG GTTCAGGATCACATTCTCTGTGGGCACTTGCAACATATATAAGTGGAGAGACACCTTTCCCTGAGTTTACGGTTGTGGTGATGTTGGATGATGTTCAAGTGACTTACTATGACTCCAACATGAAACACTTCATCTACAGGGGTCATAACACCTCAGACAAAATACATGATGACGAAGCTCAGGATGGAGCTTATGTATTCAGAATTATGTACTTCCACATGAAGGAGAGATACTTTCACCTAAAGCACCACTTGAATCTCACGGAAGGTGTTCAAGTTCAGCAAAGAATGGCTGGCTGTGAGATGTTTGACAATGGTGAACCAGCCCTGATCATGACAAAGAACACTTTCAATGCAGTTTTTGTAGATCATGCAATATATTACAACATGACACATTTTACATATGATGCTGGTCAACTACTTCAAGGATGGGATGGAATGAGGCAATTACAGGAAAAAATTCTTTATGAGAATGTTTTACTTACCCTTTGCATCAGAACACTGAAGACAAtcctgaagagagagaagaacgtTGTGATGCGTAAAGTTCCTCCCAGACTCAGGTTGATAAAGAAAGAGGTTTCTGGAGGGTTTCAGGTGAGCTGCCTAGCATTTGGTTTCTACCCCCGCCACATCAACATGACCCTGCTGAGAGACGGCCAGCCAGTGGCAGAACAGGAGCTGACAGGGGGGGAGGTGCTGCCTAGTGGAGATGGGACCTACCAGCTGAGGAAGAGTCTGGAGGTCAGTACTGAGGAGCTAAAGAAGAGACACAACTACACCTGTACTGCCTCTCACCTCAGTCTGGACAACAAGCTGGATGTCAGTTGGGAGTCTGGGGCAGAGAGAGTTCACCTATCCACCCTCTCAGTTCTACTGGTGATGCTGCTGGTTGTTATTCTATTGGGCATTTTCATTTGTGTCAAAGGGAGGTGGAGTAACACTGCCTCACAGTCTAAACTGGTCAATGTTGATGCAACAGTGTCAGAGGAAATTATCCTGTCTTCAGATTCTGAGACCTGA